One Microbacterium sp. No. 7 genomic window carries:
- a CDS encoding SseB family protein: MSSHAEHSHAEHACAPGGSADSAGVPWEGRAFEQNPWAGDDGSADPALLAALTAFHAGEGDAAAVVDAYRSARLLIPLVAEKGDEGVGPTGLRVDKTQELSIVTVASPDGRRVLPVFTSVDAMTRWDAQARPVPADGVRTALAAVQDDTELIVVDPASDTEFVLRRPAVWAIGRGELWEAPHASPEVYAGLHESIGGELAVLDLTLEPGDPRARLRGPELIVRLHLIDGLDSHELDAVLKRLAARWAADDRVAVLVDSLTVKLVRASAA; the protein is encoded by the coding sequence ATGTCGTCGCACGCCGAGCACTCGCACGCCGAGCACGCCTGCGCCCCCGGCGGGTCCGCCGACTCGGCCGGCGTGCCGTGGGAGGGTCGCGCGTTCGAGCAGAACCCGTGGGCCGGCGACGACGGGTCCGCCGACCCGGCGCTGCTCGCCGCGCTCACCGCGTTCCACGCGGGGGAGGGCGACGCCGCGGCCGTCGTCGACGCGTACCGCTCGGCGCGGCTGCTGATCCCGCTCGTCGCCGAGAAGGGCGACGAGGGCGTGGGGCCGACGGGCCTGCGCGTCGACAAGACGCAGGAGCTGTCCATCGTGACGGTCGCCTCTCCCGACGGCCGGCGCGTGCTGCCGGTGTTCACCTCGGTCGACGCGATGACGCGCTGGGACGCCCAGGCGCGCCCCGTGCCCGCCGACGGCGTGCGCACGGCCCTCGCGGCCGTGCAGGACGACACGGAGCTGATCGTCGTCGACCCGGCATCCGACACCGAGTTCGTGCTGCGGCGCCCCGCCGTCTGGGCGATCGGCCGCGGCGAGCTCTGGGAGGCGCCGCACGCCTCGCCCGAGGTCTACGCGGGCCTGCACGAGAGCATCGGCGGCGAGCTCGCCGTGCTCGACCTGACGCTCGAGCCGGGCGACCCCCGCGCCCGGCTGCGCGGCCCCGAGCTGATCGTGCGGCTGCACCTCATCGACGGCCTCGACAGCCACGAGCTGGATGCCGTGCTGAAGCGCCTCGCCGCGCGCTGGGCCGCCGACGACCGCGTCGCGGTGCTCGTCGACTCCCTGACGGTCAAGCTCGTCCGCGCCTCCGCCGCCTGA
- the priA gene encoding bifunctional 1-(5-phosphoribosyl)-5-((5-phosphoribosylamino)methylideneamino)imidazole-4-carboxamide isomerase/phosphoribosylanthranilate isomerase PriA, translating to MNDFASIPELTLLPAVDVADGKAVRLTQGEAGTETSYGDPVDAALAWARDGAQWIHLVDLDAAFGRGSNAAVLRKAIKQLKGVQVELSGGIRDDATLEAALESGAARINLGTAALENPEWAADVIGRYGDAIAVGLDVRGTTLAARGWTREGGDLWEVLERLEDAGCSRYVVTDVTKDGMLNGPNIDLLREITTRTPKPVIASGGISSLDDIAALRELVPLGVEGAIVGKALYAGAFTLPEALDVAGH from the coding sequence ATGAACGACTTCGCTTCGATTCCCGAACTGACCCTCCTCCCCGCCGTCGACGTCGCCGACGGCAAGGCCGTGCGGCTGACGCAGGGCGAGGCGGGCACCGAGACCAGCTACGGCGACCCGGTCGACGCAGCGCTCGCCTGGGCGCGCGACGGCGCGCAGTGGATCCACCTCGTCGACCTCGACGCCGCCTTCGGCCGCGGCAGCAACGCCGCCGTGCTGCGCAAGGCGATCAAGCAGCTCAAGGGCGTGCAGGTGGAGCTCTCGGGCGGCATCCGCGACGACGCGACGCTCGAGGCGGCGCTGGAGAGCGGGGCGGCGCGCATCAACCTCGGCACGGCCGCGCTGGAGAACCCGGAGTGGGCCGCCGACGTGATCGGCCGCTACGGCGACGCGATCGCGGTCGGGCTCGACGTGCGCGGCACGACGCTCGCCGCGCGGGGCTGGACGCGCGAGGGCGGCGACCTGTGGGAGGTGCTCGAGCGCCTCGAGGACGCCGGATGCAGCCGCTACGTCGTGACCGACGTCACGAAGGACGGCATGCTCAACGGCCCGAACATCGACCTGCTGCGCGAGATCACGACCCGCACCCCGAAGCCGGTGATCGCATCGGGCGGCATCTCGAGCCTCGACGACATCGCCGCGCTGCGCGAGCTCGTCCCCCTCGGCGTCGAAGGCGCGATCGTCGGCAAGGCGCTGTACGCCGGCGCCTTCACGCTCCCCGAGGCGCTGGACGTCGCCGGACACTGA
- the hisH gene encoding imidazole glycerol phosphate synthase subunit HisH produces the protein MSDAPLVAVLDYGSGNVHSAVKALAEAGADARLTSDRGLLQDAAGLVVPGVGAFQAVMDQLRASRGHEIIERRLAGGMPVLGICVGMQVLFEHGVERGNDTEGLGQWPGVVTELDAPVLPHIGWNTVRAGEDSVLFRGIEDERFYFVHSYGAQSWTLDVMHPFTPPVLTWCDYGAPFLAAVENGPLSATQFHPEKSGAAGIRLLSNWISSLPTGR, from the coding sequence GTGAGCGACGCTCCGCTCGTCGCCGTGCTCGACTACGGCTCGGGCAACGTGCACTCCGCGGTCAAGGCGCTCGCCGAGGCGGGCGCCGACGCGCGCCTGACCTCCGACCGCGGCCTGCTGCAGGACGCCGCGGGGCTCGTCGTGCCCGGCGTCGGCGCCTTCCAGGCCGTCATGGACCAGCTGCGCGCCTCGCGCGGGCACGAGATCATCGAGCGCCGGCTCGCCGGCGGCATGCCCGTGCTCGGCATCTGCGTCGGCATGCAGGTGCTGTTCGAGCACGGCGTCGAGCGGGGCAACGACACCGAGGGCCTCGGCCAGTGGCCCGGGGTGGTGACCGAGCTCGACGCCCCGGTGCTCCCGCACATCGGCTGGAACACGGTGCGCGCGGGCGAGGACAGCGTGCTGTTCCGCGGCATCGAGGACGAGCGGTTCTACTTCGTGCACTCGTACGGCGCGCAGTCGTGGACGCTCGACGTCATGCATCCGTTCACGCCGCCCGTGCTGACGTGGTGCGACTACGGCGCGCCGTTCCTCGCCGCCGTCGAGAACGGTCCGCTCTCGGCGACGCAGTTCCACCCCGAGAAGTCTGGTGCGGCCGGCATCCGCCTGCTCTCCAACTGGATTTCGTCCCTGCCCACGGGCCGATAG
- the hisB gene encoding imidazoleglycerol-phosphate dehydratase HisB, with protein MSTAAPRTATLRRSTSESTVEIELNLDGTGRSSIETTVPFYDHLLTAFAKHSLTDLTVRASGDTHIDVHHTVEDTAIVLGQAIRQALGDKSGISRYGDALVPLDEALAQAVVDISGRPYLVHTGEPAGFELHLIGGHFTGSMVRHTFEALAFNAGLTMHVTLVGGRDPHHIAEAEYKAVARAFRQAKALDPLVHGIPSTKGAL; from the coding sequence ATGAGTACTGCCGCCCCGCGCACGGCGACGCTGCGTCGCTCGACGAGCGAGTCGACGGTCGAGATCGAGCTGAACCTGGACGGCACCGGCCGCAGCAGCATCGAGACGACCGTGCCGTTCTACGACCACCTGCTCACGGCCTTCGCGAAGCACTCGCTCACCGACCTCACGGTGCGCGCATCCGGCGACACCCACATCGACGTGCACCACACGGTCGAGGACACGGCGATCGTTCTCGGCCAGGCGATCCGCCAGGCCCTCGGCGACAAGTCGGGCATCTCGCGCTACGGCGACGCGCTCGTTCCGCTCGACGAGGCGCTCGCGCAGGCCGTCGTCGACATCAGCGGACGGCCGTACCTCGTGCACACGGGCGAGCCGGCCGGGTTCGAGCTCCACCTCATCGGCGGGCACTTCACGGGCTCGATGGTGCGTCACACGTTCGAGGCGCTGGCCTTCAACGCGGGCCTCACCATGCACGTCACGCTCGTGGGCGGCCGCGACCCGCACCACATCGCCGAGGCCGAGTACAAGGCCGTCGCCCGCGCCTTCCGCCAGGCGAAGGCCCTCGACCCGCTCGTGCACGGCATCCCGTCGACGAAGGGCGCCCTGTGA
- a CDS encoding histidinol-phosphate transaminase: protein MDRVSARLEDLPIRDDLRGLTPYGAPQAPLPVALNVNENTHPVPAAVADDILDAVGQALAEINRYPDREFTALREGFADYLGHGLTREQIWAANGSNEVLQHLLQAFAGPGRTALGFGPTYSMYPLLARATGAGFVAGTRASDYSLSADDAAAQVERAAPDVVFLCSPNNPTGTPLRLDVIEAVYEAARGIVIVDEAYQEFAPRDERSALTLLPGRERLVVSRTMSKAFAFAGARVGYLAADPALIDALRLVRLPYHLSALTQAAATAALRHAPTMLAMVDDIVEQRDRISATVSALGYTPYESWTNFVLFSGLDDPKAAWQALYDRGILVRDVGIAHSLRVTAGTEEETSAFLDALASL from the coding sequence ATGGATCGCGTGAGTGCCCGCTTAGAAGACCTCCCCATTCGCGACGACCTGCGTGGTCTGACCCCCTACGGCGCCCCGCAGGCACCGCTCCCGGTGGCCCTCAACGTCAACGAGAACACGCACCCCGTGCCGGCCGCGGTCGCCGACGACATCCTCGACGCCGTGGGCCAGGCCCTCGCCGAGATCAACCGCTACCCCGACCGCGAGTTCACGGCACTGCGCGAGGGCTTCGCCGACTATCTGGGACACGGGCTGACGCGCGAGCAGATCTGGGCGGCGAACGGCTCGAACGAGGTGCTGCAGCACCTGCTGCAGGCGTTCGCGGGGCCGGGGCGCACCGCTCTCGGCTTCGGGCCCACGTACTCGATGTATCCGCTGCTCGCGCGCGCCACGGGGGCCGGGTTCGTCGCGGGCACGCGCGCGTCCGACTACTCGCTCTCGGCCGACGACGCGGCCGCCCAGGTCGAGCGCGCCGCGCCCGACGTCGTGTTCCTCTGCTCCCCGAACAACCCGACCGGCACGCCGCTGCGCCTCGACGTCATCGAGGCCGTCTACGAGGCCGCGCGCGGGATCGTGATCGTCGACGAGGCCTACCAGGAGTTCGCACCGCGCGACGAGCGGTCGGCGCTCACCCTGCTGCCCGGGCGCGAGCGCCTCGTCGTCTCGCGCACCATGAGCAAGGCCTTCGCGTTCGCGGGCGCCCGCGTCGGCTACCTCGCGGCCGACCCCGCGCTCATCGACGCACTGCGCCTCGTGCGCCTGCCGTACCACCTGAGCGCCCTCACGCAGGCGGCGGCGACGGCGGCGCTGCGGCACGCACCCACGATGCTCGCGATGGTCGACGACATCGTCGAGCAGCGCGACCGCATCTCGGCGACCGTCTCGGCGCTCGGCTACACGCCGTACGAGAGCTGGACGAACTTCGTGCTGTTCTCCGGCCTCGACGACCCGAAGGCGGCCTGGCAGGCGCTCTACGACCGCGGCATCCTCGTGCGCGACGTCGGCATCGCGCACAGCCTCCGCGTCACGGCCGGCACGGAGGAGGAGACGAGCGCCTTCCTCGACGCGCTCGCGTCGCTGTAG
- a CDS encoding LysM peptidoglycan-binding domain-containing protein — MSTIDIAGPRPVVVRTRLRLTTRGRRVLVALASAPVVVAVSIAMLSGGGAVASSERPADPASFETVTVQPGDTLWSLAGEIAPDADPRDVIDAIMRLNALSSARLDVGQSIALPLEYTPGR; from the coding sequence ATGAGCACGATCGACATCGCCGGTCCTCGTCCCGTCGTCGTCCGCACGCGCCTGCGCCTCACGACCCGCGGCCGCCGCGTCCTCGTCGCGCTCGCCTCGGCGCCCGTCGTCGTCGCGGTGAGCATCGCGATGCTCTCCGGGGGCGGCGCGGTGGCGTCGTCCGAGCGCCCGGCGGATCCCGCCTCGTTCGAGACGGTCACGGTGCAGCCCGGCGACACGCTGTGGTCGCTCGCGGGAGAGATCGCCCCCGACGCCGACCCGCGCGACGTGATCGACGCGATCATGAGGCTCAACGCGCTGAGCTCGGCGCGGCTCGACGTCGGTCAGTCGATCGCGCTGCCGCTGGAGTACACGCCGGGTCGCTGA